One window of Perca flavescens isolate YP-PL-M2 chromosome 6, PFLA_1.0, whole genome shotgun sequence genomic DNA carries:
- the LOC114557681 gene encoding macrophage mannose receptor 1-like → MDDISKLQPAFTYSWAWIGMADDPKSWRDSMGNDSNSWRSSATGETSKTGYQNWAVSNPSDTNGNEMCVEMYPDGTWNDAPCGLLNSFVCYNVTNQNTKTYVFISTLKTWTNASDYCREHYTDLPMIENDVENNAVYSAKPASAQPWVGLYRVPWTWSDKTQSSFKHCRSGSPNNDGGNQYCNCENSLHEWDDDTCSVKYPFICHQVSKVKTTVRMKFETRADITDQLLTPRSSNSWMQS, encoded by the exons ATGGATGATATAAGCAAGCTACAACCTGCTTTCACCTATTCATGGGCATGGATCGGAATGGCAGATGACCCAAAGTCCTGGAGGGATAGCATGGGCAATGACTCCAACTCCTGGAGATCATCAGCAACTGGTGAAACGAGCAAAACTGGTTACCAGAACTGGGCTGTAAGCAATCCATCAGACACAAATggaaatgaaatgtgtgtgGAAATGTACCCTGATGGAACGTGGAATGATGCGCCCTGTGGACTACTCAACAGTTTTGTTTGTTACAATG TTACAAACCAAAACACGAAAACCTACGTGTTCATCTCAACTTTGAAAACGTGGACCAACGCCAGTGACTACTGCAGAGAACACTACACAGACTTACCGATGATCGAGAATGATGTAGAAAACAATGCAGTCTATTCTGCAAAACCAGCCTCTGCTCAACCTTGGGTTGGTCTGTACCGAGTGCCGTGGACTTGGTCCGACAAAACCCAAAGCTCCTTCAAACACTGCCGAAGTGGTAGCCCAAATAACGATGGTGGTAACCAGTACTGTAACTGTGAGAATTCTCTCCATGAATGGGATGATGACACCTGTTCAGTCAAGTATCCTTTCATCTGTCATCAAG TTTCAAAAGTGAAGACTACTGTGAGGATGAAGTTCGAGACTAGAGCTGACATAACCGATCAGCTACTAACACCCAGATCCTCCAACAG CTGGATGCAGAGCTAA